From Erigeron canadensis isolate Cc75 chromosome 5, C_canadensis_v1, whole genome shotgun sequence:
ATTATACATcttacccatgggcaggttgtacttacccatgggcaggttgtacttacccatgggcaggttTTACTTACCCATGGGTAGGATATACAACTCACCAGTTACAGGTCTTTCTACACATTTGTAGGTTATACTTACCCATgggtaatttataaatataccaGTTCTTAAGTATGTGTACgacattatttttgaacattCCCCTACCGcatcccgctctagggtttagggtttgaaggtcgagggttagccgttcaaaccctaaaccctagagtgggaaccctcatccgttttaggttttttagGATTTAccatttagggtttagcattttagggttttagaatgcgtcATTCCCCTATCGGCTAACCCTcaggcttcaaaccctaaaccctagagtgggaaccctcatccgttttaggttttttaggatttagcatttagggtttaggtttttAGAATGCGTCATTCCCCTACcacggctaaccctcgaccttcaaaccctaaaccctagagtgggaaccctcatccgttttaggttttttaggatttagcatttagggtttagcattttagggttttagaatgtgTCATTCCCCTACCAcatcccgctctagggtttagggtttgaaggtcgagggttagccgataaaccctaaaccctagagtgggaacccttattcgttttaggttttttaggatttagcatttagggtttagggtttagggtgtcgcttttagggttttaagtaacttacccatgtgtaatttgtacttacccatgtgtaGGTTATAAACATGTCAGTTCTGGTTAACAATTTTGAACTTCataagtaacttacccatggacaggttgtacttacccatgggtaGGTTATATAACTCACCAGTTTCAGgtctttcctacacatgtgtagatcggacttacccatgtgtaagtTTATAAACTCACCCATGTGTAATttgtacttacccatgtgtaagttatacttacccatgtgtaagttataaacATGCCAGTTCTGGTTAACAATTTTGAACTTCataagtaacttacccatgggcaagttgtacttacccatgggtaGGTTATATAACTCACCAGTTTCAGGTATTTCCTATACATGTGTAGATcggacttacccatgtgtaAAATATACAACTTGCGCATTGAAAACCTAAATTTACATTGAATTTCATTTAAGTAACAAAAGTAAATCAAGTAGCTAGAGTAAATCATCCAATTGCGTTGCTCACACAAGTTCTTACCCATGTGTAGgacattatttttgaacattcggaaaaaagaaaaagaaaaaattatcaATGAATtacatcttttttatatatttatctatcttTTAATTCAAACATCCAATTGATTACTTCTTTTCAAGTTTTTCAAGAGCTTGAGCCACCGCCTCTGCTTTAGCTTTTTCTGCTTTCTTCTTTTCACAATTCCTTGCGTCGTTGTCACTTGTCAATGTCCCACACTTTCTGCACTTTCTTTTTGGCTTTAGATATTTTTCAGTCACCTTTTCTTTTAGAGACTTTAATCTGCTGTCGTTTCCGCATCCCTTGTATGGTAAAACAGGTGGATTTTGAACATCATTGTTACTTGGCTTGGTAACTCCTAAGAATCTCTCTATTGCCTCATCATGATCCTTTGATGTTGAGTTTGAATGTGCAACCTCTATCTCATCTTTTAGCGCCCTGactttttcaacaaaatgagACAGCTTTTCCTCATCCTTCTGCAATATATCTACACAAACATCTACCATAAAATGCAACTCATTTCCCATCCTCTCACATTCTTCACTTGACCCACCTTCTCCAATATATCTCCGTGTTCTCATTCCTAGAGGTATCAAATCCTTTTTCCACCTTCTTAGGATGTATTTTTCTGGAATTTATTGAGCATGCAAGCTCTTGAACACACAAAATATGTGTCGGCATAAAAATCCATATCTCGTGAAAGTCATGCAGCTACAATCAGTGGTTCCATTTTGCTTGTTATGTGTCACCTTAATATCACATAAGAGAATAGGACCCGTTGTTACATCTAAAAAATTCTAATAAACTGTCCTACCCATTCGTAGCATATATTATCAGATGTACCTACCCATGTGTAAGTAAATGTGCTAAGTGAGTTTTTCAGTAGCATACCTGGAAAGTATATACTTTTTCCACAGTTTTGGTTGTGCTTCCCGTCCCTGTTTCATTTTCGATTTCATTTTCCATTCCATCTTCAGCTTCTTCTGGATCCACAGTTTTGATGTCTTCAACCACTTCAACATTCTTGTCTTTCTTTTTGCCTACCACCACcttttgtatgtttttcttaacTTCCCTAATCTCTTTAACCACAATCACATCACATCCTTGCATCCCTGAGGTTACGGAATGCTGAGAACACCGCCAACTtcccaaatatatttctttttgcaCTAACAAGAAAATGGTACGCATGTAAACATTGCAAGCGTGTTCTTCAATAAGAAAAGGGGTTTGAAGCGGTGGTCTCTTATTATGCGTCTGGTGGTCGAGAACCTCTAGCCTGCTCCCCTGCCTCTCCATGGTAGActcatatgacatcataaattgaATCAACATTGCTCCACCACTTGTGAAATTGCTGAAGAATGAGTTTTCGCTTTCCGATCTTGAGGTGGTTCTCATCAAACCCGACATCGGTAAGTCTGTGAAGTAAGGTGGTATCCATGTAGACCTGATATCATACATATGCGTGAACCATGGATGTTCTTCCAACTTGAATTCCTTCATTATCTCTGCCCATCTTTTCTCAAACGTCTTTGTACTCAATGATATGTTCCAAACTATGTTATTGAACTTCTTCTTGAAATCAGTATTATCAAACATGCGTTTTCCTACCTGCATAAGAAAATGGTTAGCCTACCTACACATGTGAAAGTTGTGCTTTTTTTAAGAGGTCCAGGCTGTATAATATCGTCCTACACATGTGAAGAATGTCACATTTTTCCATTTTGTACCTTCAGAGGCAGCTTCTGAGTGATGTGCCACATGCATAGTCGGTGCCTTGATTCTGTTAAGATGAGTGCAACAGCCTTCTTCATTGCTGCATCTTGATCTGTGACGACCATCTTTGGTTGGCTTCCAAATGTATCCAAAAACACTTTCAACAACCACACATAAGAATCTGCTGTTTCATCCCTAAGCATACCAGCTCCGATAGACACAGTCTTCTTATGGTTGTCTATCCCAGTGAATGGGACAAACATCATGTTGTACCTGAAATCGCACATTATGGCTGTTATTTTACCCCCTGTGTAGGATACGAATAAACGACACTTTCACACGTGTAAATACAATAATATGATTCCgaataaaaaaatcatacattATGGTTGTTATTTTACCCCTGTATAGGACTGTAGGATACGAATAAACGACACTTTTACACGTGTAAATACAATAATATGACTCCGAATAAAAAGATCATACACTTGCCTGTTTGTCCTGTAAGTAGCATCGAATGAAATGATATCTCCAAATTCTTTGAAATTTACTTTTGCTGTCTCATCGGCCCAAAACATACACTCCAACTCACTGTTATCTTTTACCTTGTATTCGAAGGTAAAATTTGGGACATGCTCTCGTCTGTTTTCCATTCTATTTACCAACATCTGTGCGTCACTTGAGCTTATAAAACAATTGATTTTGTTCTTGTAGTTCTTGAAGTCGTTCACTGTGCCGTGTGTGTTCTTGTAAGAACCTAGCATATTGTTGTAGGTATGATGAGCTCTTGTCGCTCCTATATTCGAAGTTGAAACCTTATTAATAAACGTCATTTCAGAGATTCCCAATTTCCTTTGTCTTCTCGACAAGTGTCTATGCTCCACCGAATTCAACTGATGATTGTGTTTTTCCTCAAACTCGTCTAATATGTACGATTGTCGGCCTTCGATCAGCTTGAATATGACATGTGCTTCACATCCTGTCACTTGCAGTGACGAAATACGTACTCTTTTGCCACTATTTTCGTGATTAAGTGTATCTATGCTTACACCTTGTGGTTTCCCTTCTTTATTACACAATATTTACTTCAATCTAACCACTCcactgtttgtttttttctgtGTGGATAGCCTAGTGTCAAAACCCGCTTGGTACGCATATCTCTCATACATTTCAATGCAATCATCTATTGTATCAAAAACTTGACCCTTAACTGGTCTTACATCTTCCTCTACTTCCAGTATCCAACATATTTCACCTTCATCTGTTTCTATCATCCTACTGTTATACCAGCTACTACATGGCTTGTTAACCGAACCTGCATGACACACAACATTTAGATATGCACATGTTCTACGTATGTGTAGGACAGACCTTTCTAGTGATATTTTCAGCTTTAGGACTAAAACGATCATATGTAGCTACACATGTGTAAACGACTAATCATATCTAAAACATGCTAACACAAAAGGTGTCCTACTCATGTGTAGGATGCACTTTTTATATCGATATTTTGGAGCTTCAAAACTAATACAATTGTATCTACCTACACCTGTGTAAAACAGGTAATCATGTGAAGTTCAACTCATATAACAAAGTCAAAACACATCTTACACCTGTGTAGAATCAACATACATTGAttaacattttaacttcatatctGTTAACTAAAACACATCCTACACATGAGTAGACGACTAATACAACTTGGATTTGCATACATACATCTGCTACACGTGTGTAGGATCAACATACATTCAATTTCTAAGCTGAAACTTTGAAAATACGCATACATACATCTGCTACACACGTGTAGGATCAACATACATTCAATTTTAAGCtgaaaatttgaaaacttaCTCGATTCAGCTTCAAAGAGGTTACTGAACACACTATCTTCTTCATGAATCGTTGAATTGACTTCGTAATCATTCATAGTTGAATCCTCTTCCATATTCACctgtgtaattaaaaaatttcatattaaaaaagtaataaataaaaaaaactactgCAATTGATGATAATCGAATTGATGATTACTTAACTGTTATAGTTTGATCGGAAATTGGATCTGAATTT
This genomic window contains:
- the LOC122601577 gene encoding protein FAR1-RELATED SEQUENCE 5-like, which codes for MEEDSTMNDYEVNSTIHEEDSVFSNLFEAESSSVNKPCSSWYNSRMIETDEGEICWILEVEEDVRPVKGQVFDTIDDCIEMYERYAYQAGKPQGVSIDTLNHENSGKRVRISSLQVTGCEAHVIFKLIEGRQSYILDEFEEKHNHQLNSVEHRHLSRRQRKLGISEMTFINKVSTSNIGATRAHHTYNNMLGSYKNTHGTVNDFKNYKNKINCFISSSDAQMLVNRMENRREHVPNFTFEYKVKDNSELECMFWADETAKVNFKEFGDIISFDATYRTNRYNMMFVPFTGIDNHKKTVSIGAGMLRDETADSYVWLLKVFLDTFGSQPKMVVTDQDAAMKKAVALILTESRHRLCMWHITQKLPLKVGKRMFDNTDFKKKFNNIVWNISLSTKTFEKRWAEIMKEFKLEEHPWFTHMYDIRSTWIPPYFTDLPMSGLMRTTSRSESENSFFSNFTSGGAMLIQFMMSYESTMERQGSRLEVLDHQTHNKRPPLQTPFLIEEHACNVYMRTIFLLVQKEIYLGSWRCSQHSVTSGMQGCDVIVVKEIREVKKNIQKVVVGKKKDKNVEVVEDIKTVDPEEAEDGMENEIENETGTGSTTKTVEKVYTFQKDEEKLSHFVEKVRALKDEIEVAHSNSTSKDHDEAIERFLGVTKPSNNDVQNPPVLPYKGCGNDSRLKSLKEKVTEKYLKPKRKCRKCGTLTSDNDARNCEKKKAEKAKAEAVAQALEKLEKK